A single Crateriforma conspicua DNA region contains:
- a CDS encoding sulfatase, giving the protein MPNIVLLYIDDWAWNGTPIPMHDGMENSRMPVLQMPNVERLAREGMKFTNAYASPQCSPSRVCIQTGQSSPRNGFTVFMNDRGQDYYDEKGYPGFPVIPCISDMTIDADAVTIPEALKPLGYVSAHIGKWHMRGDPGDEGYVVHDGDTSNKPGNTLPAGANQSLPDDLTDPKLMFSVTEKALGFMTEQAQAGQPFYLQISHYAMHEGRECLPATREKYARHPLVQAYYEKIGKTAETIKRKEDPAIWLGMGDDLDGRIGAVLQRISELGIEDNTYVVLVSDNGYRHKELQLTEGLTQPHHAAKWWVWQGGIRVPMIVRGPGIKAGSVFTGNVVNYDFLPTFVDWAGGSSSTLKDIDGVSLANYLAGAKPDEAFLNRNLYFHYPHYRSSMPHSAIVSGDLKVLHFYDRPEIPMLFDLSTDMGEVTNIAARHPDKHQKLYTDMMTYFEKVGARIPKLNLGADLKVYEQDKDYRKRKDWGAFTGRRPLEEDER; this is encoded by the coding sequence ATGCCAAACATCGTGCTCCTGTATATCGACGACTGGGCGTGGAACGGCACGCCAATTCCGATGCACGACGGCATGGAAAACTCGCGGATGCCGGTCTTGCAGATGCCGAATGTGGAGCGGCTGGCTCGTGAGGGTATGAAGTTCACCAATGCGTATGCGTCACCGCAATGTTCGCCGTCGCGTGTTTGCATTCAGACTGGTCAGTCCTCACCGCGGAATGGATTTACCGTTTTCATGAACGACCGCGGACAGGACTACTACGACGAAAAGGGCTATCCCGGCTTTCCGGTGATTCCTTGCATCTCGGACATGACGATTGACGCCGACGCGGTGACAATCCCCGAAGCTCTGAAGCCGCTCGGTTATGTCAGTGCGCACATTGGGAAGTGGCACATGCGAGGCGATCCCGGCGACGAAGGCTATGTGGTTCACGACGGTGACACCAGCAACAAGCCAGGCAATACGCTGCCCGCTGGCGCAAACCAAAGCCTGCCCGACGACCTGACTGATCCCAAGCTGATGTTCAGCGTCACTGAGAAAGCGCTCGGTTTCATGACCGAGCAGGCACAAGCCGGACAACCGTTCTATCTGCAGATCTCCCACTACGCGATGCACGAAGGTCGCGAATGCCTGCCCGCGACGCGTGAAAAGTACGCGCGACATCCGCTCGTGCAGGCTTACTACGAGAAGATCGGAAAGACGGCTGAGACGATAAAACGCAAGGAAGACCCGGCCATCTGGCTGGGGATGGGCGACGACCTCGATGGCCGCATCGGAGCCGTGCTCCAGCGCATCAGCGAGCTGGGGATCGAGGACAACACGTATGTCGTACTCGTGTCGGACAATGGGTACCGACACAAAGAACTTCAGCTGACGGAGGGGCTGACTCAGCCACACCATGCCGCCAAGTGGTGGGTCTGGCAGGGTGGCATCCGCGTCCCAATGATCGTCCGAGGTCCCGGCATCAAGGCAGGTTCTGTTTTCACGGGCAATGTCGTCAACTACGACTTCCTGCCGACATTCGTCGACTGGGCCGGCGGCAGCTCAAGCACACTTAAAGACATTGATGGCGTCAGCCTTGCGAATTACCTAGCCGGAGCGAAGCCCGACGAGGCGTTTTTGAATCGCAACCTCTATTTCCACTACCCGCACTACCGATCGAGCATGCCGCATTCAGCAATCGTGTCCGGCGACCTTAAAGTGCTTCATTTCTACGATCGCCCTGAGATTCCGATGCTGTTTGACTTGTCCACCGACATGGGCGAGGTGACCAATATCGCCGCGCGGCATCCGGACAAACACCAGAAGCTCTACACTGATATGATGACCTACTTTGAAAAAGTCGGAGCCAGAATCCCCAAGCTGAACCTTGGTGCTGACCTGAAGGTTTATGAGCAGGACAAAGACTACCGAAAACGAAAAGACTGGGGAGCTTTCACAGGCAGGCGGCCGCTGGAAGAAGATGAACGGTAG